From the genome of Acinetobacter sp. TR3:
GACATTTAATGCTTAACTTGTGCGGTAATGACCAATATTCGTAAAGTCCTGTCATTTGCTTTTAAATATAAATCTTGGGTTAAAGGCCATTCAGCATAACAAGCCGATCGCACATTTTAAATGATCTATTTATTGCAATAAAAAAACCGAAATCTAAATGATCTCGGCTCTTTTAAAATCATCTAGGGCTTAAGATGCAGTTTGGACTTTCATATCCATCGCGGCACGTTTGCTTTCAGCTTCTTTCAAAATACGCTGATGTAATGGTTTACGGAAACCCAGTAAGAATACGAACTCAGCTAAAACGAACAATGGACCAATTGCCAAACCAATCAGATCATCAACAAATGCAGGTTTTTTCTTTTCAAAATAATGCCCCACAAACTGAAAGACCCAGCCTACAACAAAAATACCAATGCTAGCACCTAACCAACTCCACATAGATAAAGCTGCAATTTTTACTGAAAAAGGATAAGCCAATACCAACAAAAGCAGCATTAAAGTGCCAAATAGCTTATCGAGTGTAAGATAATAAATACTACTTAAAACAATGAGCAGCATTGCCAATGTCATAGGAAAACCTGATATCTCGATGCCTGCTCGCGCAGTTAAACATAAGATAGAGAAAACGATTAAAGGAATCCCCACAAAATGAGTCATAATATTATTTCGGTCTAAATGGTAAGCAGCATACTGACTGAGTTGTCGTTCCAAATTTGTCATTGCTCATTCCTCATATATTTAGTTTATGCTGTTAATCTATAAGAAATGAGTATGTGAAATTGTCATGTAGCTGACAAATGGATTTATTTTTAACAAAGGAAATGTTGTGTTAGATGCAATTTATATTAAACATTTACATCAAAATGCTTGGTTCAGCCACCTAGATTTACCATTTCAAAACTTCATCATCAAGCATGGAAAAAAATATAACATAGAAAAAAATGCTGCCGTATTTCATGCTCAAGACCCTTTTGATGGTGTTTATGGTGTGCTTGAAGGATCGATTAGTTTGGGATACATCGATGTGAATGGGAATGAGGCGATTGCTGCAATTGCTGAACCCATCATGTGGTTTGGAGAAATTTCTCTTATTGACCAGCAACCACGCTCTCATGATGCTATTGCACTCAAGAAAAGTGTCGTTTTACAAATTCCAGCACAACCACTTAAAGCATTTCTACTGCAAAATCCCTATTACTGGTATTACTTTGCTTTGCTTACCAGTCAAAAACTCCGTTATGTCTTTTTAGAACAAATTGCAATTCAGACTCAAAGTATTAGCCAGCGTCTTGCACAACGCTTGTTATTTATACTTGAAGGCTATGGCAACCGTTCTTCTATTCAAGATTTCAATATTCAAATTTCACAAGATCAACTTGCTAATATGCTAACAATCTCAAGACAAACTGTTAATCAAGAATTAAATCTATTTGAAAAACAAGGAATCATACAACTTGGTTTTAAAAAAATTGAGGTGATTGATATTGAAAAGTTAAAGAAAGTCGCTGCTGTCGGTTATCTAAAGCAATAAAGTCTTAAGGCGATAGTATGATCTTATTTAGAAAATTAGATCATCTATTATGCAATATCCGCTTAATCTTAAACATAAATTAAAAGATAAACTCTCGCTATAAAACACTACGCTTCCATTTAAATTATTCACAAAATCATTCTGCTTTGTTGTTAAAAACTCGTCTAAATTAATCATAAGCACTATCGCTTACCTGATTCAGATGACAATTATGAAAAAAGTCGCAACAATTCTAACAGCAGGCTTATTCACCGTATTAAGCGCAAGTGCATTTGCCTGCCCGAAAGGAACTCAATTACAGGGTGGCACAGGACCAAATCATAAAGGTGGCAAATGCGTAGCAGCAAATGTCGTAAAAACTAAAAAAGAAACCACGAAAGCAAAAGATACAATGAAACATGACACCATGAAAATGTCATCGGATACTAAAAAAGCAGCAACGACATCAACCACACAAATCAAGCAGGAAGCCACAAAAACAGGAAAAACGTCATAACCCCAAACCCATGATAGCTTTAACCAACTGAAGCGAGATGGATCATCTCGCTTTTTTATTTAGGTGAGGTATTGCCTAAAGCTGGATTATCAATTGCATCTTTACACTGTGCCTTGTCTCGTTCGTAGTCAGCTTGCTTTTGCGTTGACGAACTCTCATTATCTTTAACATCTCTTGCCCAAGTATCAAGACTGGTCAATGCTTTACGGCATAGCGCATATTTTCCTTCAGTTACAGAATCCGTCATTTTGACATTAATTCGCCAATCGGTACTGAGTTGTCGTAATGGTTTTCTAACTTTGTCTTCGATCTCAGCAGATTGTTTATTGTAGACAATTGGATCAATTTCATTAATGAGCTTCCAAGCAGCTTGTGCGTAACTTGTTGCATCATTATTAAGTTTGGGTGCTGCTTTAATTTCCACTTTTTTTTCTGGCTGATTGCTTGAATGATCACATGCAGTCAATAAAAGGCTGCTAAACAACATTATTGTCGCTACATGAGTTTTTGTATTAAACATATCAAATCGCCAATGGAACATTTGCGCATTATGCTAGTCAATTCAGCAACAATACTCAATCGTTGTTACTTATTTATCCCATAGAACAATCTACGTTCTAAAGAATTGATTTAATGCCAATATCATTTAAAGTGGTGAAATAAAAATATCATGTGAATCAAAATTTCTAATCTTAATTTTGGAATAACTTATTTATGTCTCAAATCAAAATTTATGCACTACATCAAACGATTCAACAATTTAGAACTCAATTGTCAGATGCTATTCATCAAGCACTGGTCACAAGCTTAGATTATCCTGTAGAAAAAAAATTTCAGCGCTTTATTGCTTTAGCTCCGGAAGATTTTATATATCCAAATGATCGCAGTGAACAATATTTGATTATTGAAATTTCAATGTTTGAAGGGCGAACAACTTCGGCAAAAAAACAATTTATTCAATCAATTTTTTCTAATATTCAGCAGCAATGCGGTATTTCCCCACAAGATATTGAAATTACAATTTTTGAAACCCCAAAATCAAATTGGGGAATCCGTGGTCAAAATGCAGATGACTTACGACTTAACTATCAAGTCAATGTCTAAACAGATCAACACGATGATAAGTCATATTTTTTGTCTAACAAAACCTTGTTTTTTTGTATCAGGCAAGCTTAATTCATCAAAAAGTTCTGCTATGCTTAACCACAAATTACTCAGGATAGGATTACACGCATGAGCGTCACTCTTGGAACTCCACTTCAATCTTCTGCATTTAAGGTTTTACTGTTAGGTTCTGGGGAGCTAGGTAAAGAAGTTGTGATTTCTTTACAACGCTTAGGTGTCGAAGTTCATGCCGCAGATCGTTATGATCATGCACCAGCCATGCAAGTTGCACATTTTTCTTATACCTTGAATATGGCTGATCCAACTGAATTAAAACAACTCATTGAAAAAATTCAACCCAATTTGATTGTTCCTGAAATTGAAGCGATTGCAACTGAAGTGCTTGTAGAAATTGAACAAAGCCAAACAGCAACCGTTATTCCTTCAGCTAAAGCAGTCAATCTCACAATGAACCGCGAAGGAATTCGTCGTTTAGCTGCTGAAGAACTCGGCCTACCAACATCAGCTTATCGCTTTGCCAGTACTTTAGAAAGTTTCCGCGCGGCATGTGATGACATCGGTTATCCAAACTTTGTAAAACCTGTGATGTCATCATCAGGTAAAGGTCAGTCTCGCGTTAAAAGCTTTGATGAAGTTGATGCCGCTTGGGAATATGCGATGCAAGGCGGTCGTGTTAACCAAGGTACAGTGATTATCGAATCACAAATTGATTTTGATTTTGAAATCACGTTGTTAACAGTTCGTGCAAAAAATCCTAAGACTGGCGAAATCGAAACCCATTTCTGTGATCCGATTGGACACCGTCAAGATGCGGGTGACTATGTCGAAAGCTGGCAACCTCAACCAATGACTGCTGCTGCCTTACAAGAAGCTAAACGTATCGCACACAAAGCAACAACTGCATTAGGTGGCTGTGGTATCTTTGGTGTAGAACTATTTATCAAAGGCGATAAAGTTTGGTTCAGCGAAGTTTCCCCTCGCCCACATGATACGGGTCTCGTAACTTTAGCTTCTCAATTCCAAAGCGAATTTGAATTGCATGCGCGTGCTATTTTGGGTTTACCTGTTAATACAGCTCGCCATAGTACTGCTGCAAGTGCCGTGATTTATGCAGGTGTAGATGCGAATAACCTCAACTTTGATGGCTTGAATCTTGCTTTAGCCAATCCGAATACTGACTTACGTTTATTTGGTAAACCTGAAGGTTTTAAACGTCGCCGTATGGGAGTTGCAACAGCACGCGCTGAAACAACAGACCAAGCACGTGAATTAGCGCAACAAGCTGCTGACCAAGTGAGCGTACACACAAACTCTTAACTTAAATTGAGTAGACCCATTTTCATGATCAATACATCTCCTTTGTTGAACTATGTCACCAGTCATCATGATATTAAAGCCATTAATCAATGGCGAACAGATGTAGAAAAGCAATTACAAGAGAGTTATGAAAATGGGCAAGCTATTCGTGAAGTGATTAAGGCTCGTTCCAACTCGATTGATGAGGCCTTAGTCTTTTTATGGAATCATGCTGAATTAAATAAAACTGAATTAGGTTTATTTGCGGTCGGAGGATATGGCCGTCGCGAAATGCTGCCATATTCCGATACCGACATTATGATTTTATCTGAAGATGAAATCAGCGAAGAACAAGAAAAACTGATCTCAACTTTTATTTCATCCTTATGGGATGTTGGTAATTTTAAACCTGGTATTAGCGTTCGTACGATTCAAAACTGTGTTGAACAAGCAGCAAATGATTTAACTGTTGCTTCAACTTTAAT
Proteins encoded in this window:
- a CDS encoding Crp/Fnr family transcriptional regulator; this translates as MLDAIYIKHLHQNAWFSHLDLPFQNFIIKHGKKYNIEKNAAVFHAQDPFDGVYGVLEGSISLGYIDVNGNEAIAAIAEPIMWFGEISLIDQQPRSHDAIALKKSVVLQIPAQPLKAFLLQNPYYWYYFALLTSQKLRYVFLEQIAIQTQSISQRLAQRLLFILEGYGNRSSIQDFNIQISQDQLANMLTISRQTVNQELNLFEKQGIIQLGFKKIEVIDIEKLKKVAAVGYLKQ
- a CDS encoding tautomerase family protein — encoded protein: MSQIKIYALHQTIQQFRTQLSDAIHQALVTSLDYPVEKKFQRFIALAPEDFIYPNDRSEQYLIIEISMFEGRTTSAKKQFIQSIFSNIQQQCGISPQDIEITIFETPKSNWGIRGQNADDLRLNYQVNV
- the purT gene encoding formate-dependent phosphoribosylglycinamide formyltransferase, producing the protein MTRMSVTLGTPLQSSAFKVLLLGSGELGKEVVISLQRLGVEVHAADRYDHAPAMQVAHFSYTLNMADPTELKQLIEKIQPNLIVPEIEAIATEVLVEIEQSQTATVIPSAKAVNLTMNREGIRRLAAEELGLPTSAYRFASTLESFRAACDDIGYPNFVKPVMSSSGKGQSRVKSFDEVDAAWEYAMQGGRVNQGTVIIESQIDFDFEITLLTVRAKNPKTGEIETHFCDPIGHRQDAGDYVESWQPQPMTAAALQEAKRIAHKATTALGGCGIFGVELFIKGDKVWFSEVSPRPHDTGLVTLASQFQSEFELHARAILGLPVNTARHSTAASAVIYAGVDANNLNFDGLNLALANPNTDLRLFGKPEGFKRRRMGVATARAETTDQARELAQQAADQVSVHTNS
- a CDS encoding Mpo1 family 2-hydroxy fatty acid dioxygenase, which encodes MTNLERQLSQYAAYHLDRNNIMTHFVGIPLIVFSILCLTARAGIEISGFPMTLAMLLIVLSSIYYLTLDKLFGTLMLLLLVLAYPFSVKIAALSMWSWLGASIGIFVVGWVFQFVGHYFEKKKPAFVDDLIGLAIGPLFVLAEFVFLLGFRKPLHQRILKEAESKRAAMDMKVQTAS